A segment of the Pieris brassicae chromosome 10, ilPieBrab1.1, whole genome shotgun sequence genome:
ataactttattcatataggtaagtACACTTATAGACGTCAGaatagaagttaaattaattctaaatttacatttactaccattTCTTCCTTCAGTACCATTGATCCTATTCACGGGTAAAGgcctccagctttttccaaatATCTCTACCCATGACTATCTTTATCCATTCACTACCTGCTAACGCTTCTATATGTTATATCTACCTCTTTTTGGTGCCGTCACCCCTCTTCTTTTTGTGTATCTTGCAATAACCACGCCCATTGCTACTTCTATTGTAGGGCACAATGTAACTATAACATTggttttatagatttttattacatcaaTTGAAATGTGACCATAAATTACTTTGATTGCACTAGATGCAATATAATCAGCTTGATTGCTTTTGATTTATGATCTAGAACGCATTCAAGATGGGAACGTGACTCACGTCACTTTGACAATTAACTTTAGTGTTGTTGTAAATCTATTAGGCcctttataaatcaaattttaaattggaaTTGTTAAACACTTAATGGTAGAATTAGGCAAAACTCGATCTGACATATGTCACTTTCGTGTCGTTGTAAAACTAAAAGGCCTTTATTGAAGGAAATGTAATTTTGTCAGtcaggttttttttaagttgcttAGTTACtgaattaatatgacattttagGCAGGAAGACTTGTATGTAAGGAGAGGTCTCTCTgtattggaaataaaatagaaGATTTTTTTCCTCTAACTTTGAACTTGTTCCCATTGGAGTGGAGACTCGTCTTCAAGTGCACAGACActtattaaagataaattgGCGTCTGGTTGATCCGGCGACCCCAGATAATAGTCGTAATTTCGTCAATAAATGAgaatcgcaatacagcgagggaCTGCTGTAATTAAAGTCtctgattttcttatttggtgattacgtcatcagtaattatttacttctttacacattaagaaaacactttttaaacggattgaagctatgtattattattataaacttataattatttacataattttaaatttaattttttttccgacgtttcgcgtgctttacagcgtgcgtggtcacggtgtcAATACTATGTTCTTAACACACATTGTCTATCCTTGAAAACTAAATGCCTTTTGAGGAGTCtaacaaacaatttatacgtttatgtactgTTATTTTTGAGAGGCTTGCTTACTTTCGACAAGTGGAAGAGGGTTGGGGGGGTgtgataaattgcagtaaatgaCTGAACTTGAGACTTGAACGGCCTCCAATACTGTGCGTCCGTGATTGGTGTTGGACGTATCTTGAAGGATCACCTGTCAACACGATGGTCTAAAGATTAACCAATCACGTTTCGTTtcgtattttcttttaaatttttgccaAAGTGTATACGCGCAAATGTGTTCTGCCGTAAGCAAGATAAAAGCCTGCGAGGCGTgcctttcatatattttatattatatgatattgGTTTGTGTTTAGACTATCGgattttacgaccaaatatgatgTTCCTTCGTTCGTTCgttccttcgatgtcgttataacagattttactgtatttcaatttattggTCTAATAGGTACATAGTATGTTACATGTGTTCTGAATCATCCTGATGGCTTCACGTCCAAATGCTTGAACATACACAAAAGTATTAGACGTCGAAAAAAtcgtagtttttttttgtgaacAATCTGAATTCATACATTCAAAAAATACGaagaaattttttaaacagatgATTAGAGACTCAACATGTTGAAGACCGACTAAATGTATACATggtcaaataattaaaataaattgtttataatgataaaaaaaactaataccAATCACATTGATACACAATAGTAACTAATAAGGAAGCAGAGACTtccttatttttgtattagtttttTGCGGTtaacgtattattataatagagcTTTTCGAGCTGCTTGACCCTTTATCGTTGCGGAGATGTGCAAAAAATTAAGACTAAAGATTAAAACCATCTATTGAGTGATCCTAGTTAACTACGTCAATGAAAGTCCACCTAAGTTCTACTCCACTAATTCACCCTTGAAGCTCTTCAATGACCCACGACGTGATAAATTGTATCTTTAAGTTCGCGTCTAAGTGACTTTTGACAATTATGAGAATAAATGTCTTTAAAACTAGGTGTGAGGTCACTGTGCATCTTCTATcacatttaccatggagacaGGATTCGTTTGTTCAGACGAGTTGTTTGGATTAACACCTGTAGGTTAGTTACATCGTCTTTCacctgtatcacctcgacgtccatcgttccacaactgagcgtttctacATGAAAAGGGGGGGGGTCCTATATAGGAggttaaaattcatttattaggtaacacaatgaacacttatgaacgtcaataaaaatacatattgagTGCtaaatttttctaattttacatttatgatttgatgttctcaaatcaagggcgtagaacaaaagagaagaactggcaataaactctccgccactctttttaatcaagtattttgttttacaaaatgtttgtaaggagctgcagaAAAGCTGTggccttttatgaattggtactctcttttcatatcatttataatttaaataactattattatttgttgcaGGTAATACGGGGTGTTCATATAGAACCAGCTCATTTAGTAAAGAAACGAAGTATAGACCAACCATTAAGGATAAGTATAGTTTATGACCACTCTGTATATAggtaagttatataaaatatagtaatagaATCATTAAATAgcgctaaaacctttttaagtctgtgcctcagatttccgtatctgtttcatgatcacttcaatcttataggcaaggtGATCTGCTTCCTGTGCTTGATACACGCCGTCAACGTTTTGCcttcctcacgatgatttccttcaccgttcgagagaatgttaaatgcgcacatagaaagaaaatcctttTGTGTACAGTCGGGAagcgaacttacgacctcaaggatgagagtcgcacgctgaagccacaaggccaacactgctgttaATTTGAAAGAATATAGTTGtagttacataaaattatttaaccataagcaattttttttaaattttcagatTAGAACAAGAGAAATTTGAAATGATTAATGtgagtattatttttagtttaaatctaacgtaatttatagttaattcaaataaagggaacaaaaattttaataacgcACACAGTCttcagtgtccatgggcatcaacatcagatgagccttgaTGATGATGAGCCCTCAAAAACAAACTCACTACTAAGGAGTACTCTTAGACTGCTCGTCAACTCAGATGAGGCACAGATGTGCCATACCTTGAACTGACTGACTCTGTGACCTATGTTAATGCAGTCCGGAGTCAAGTCCCCTCATATTAACGGATTGGCGAAACGACATGGTTCTGCAGCTCACGCGGTTAAAAAAATCGCTTACTAACTGATGTCGATACAGCtagacttgtttattttagttactttcaCAGCTTAATGACTTATGGCTTATTATTGTGGGGTCATGCTGCTGATGtcgaaactattttcatcCTGCAGAAGAGGGCTATTCgtgcaatctataatttaaaatgtagggaatctctgagatataaattcaaggaaatcaatatatttacctttccctcgcaatatatttatgaaaatattatgtatgtatacagaAATTGTGATAAGTCTACTAGAATAGATcatactcggaacaaacgcaggctgcaattCCCCGTATTAGACTATCTAAAGTttctatatactatataaaatatatagactatatataaatctaattattttCAGAATACAATACTACCAGATGCTGTGAAGTTCTGGGAACAAGCTTTAAAAGTGAGGAAAACCGGGGGACCAATTAGACTTAATAGGTAAGTGTGAAATCTAAATGGCTTCTGGAAGATTCCTTATTGAATTTAGGATAACATGGCTTTCGTATATCATTAGGATTTGGGACACGGGAGTCGTCAGttattacccacacattgtcttagttgaaaaagaaatgcattttcgaggattcctataaaaaattacgtttatgtactattatttttgagagctttgcttacttttgctgacatgAGGAAGGGCCcgggagggggggggggggggattgAAGTAAATCTGCTTCCGTAATACTTGAATCAGGATTCTATATTTCTCTACTGGTTTATCCTGCCTAACAAGCCCTCTCATCTTGGGTCAAACGCATACTTTTGTAACGATATTTCCTTTTGATGAAATGAGCTTAGAGTGTCCATAGGTGTTGTCGAACGCACGCCAGAAATACGTGTACGGCCGAGAACTCCCCAATAAACAAGCTAATTTACTTTGACGGatagtttcattttaaaacatatttgctcaacttttttgttaaaatgaaattaaaaaaactctcATGATTTTCTCAAATAAATGATTGCATCGAGgacataataaaacaaataatacgatataaattatgtttaataaacataatatatacacaacatttttaacaataatccATACTTTTTCCAATATCAACTTCCATGATTGTGTATAACACAAGTTCTGGTATATGCCATATCAGTACACAGCAGCGGTATTTCATATCCTATCATGCTGTTGCAATTGGGACAGTAGTGGTTCTTGTACTTGCAAAAGTCGGTGAGGTAGATGCAGAAGATGATGGGCAGGCAACTGGAAGGAAATACTTTTAGATACTAATTCGAACATAACTTTTCAACTTTGGTCAGTGATAGTCGATAAAGGCAGGATACCCAATTTGCTTAAGATTTCTGTACATGTTTGGTTGACTTCGAAAGAGTTTGGGTTGATGTTCTTGCCTGGTATCATCACCGTTGTAGCTGTTCGTTTCAAAATTTCGGGCTGGAAGACCCACGGTCCGCTTtacaagacattttcttttgccaactagcgaactgtggaattgACTCCCAGTCATCCCAGAGAGACACGACCTCCAACTGTTTAAAAGAAGAGCATACTTCTCTCTCAGAAGCCGGCACccattaaaatgtatgtaaatgatTGTTATAAGcacttacataaaaaatacaatagcaGCAATAACATGAGTTAGAACTCCAGATTCTCTTATCACAATCGTGTAGACCCTCGTGCGGCAAAAGGGGCACGTGATCAACTTCCTTGGAACACCCCCTGACAACTGGTGGCCTCTGAACACTAAAacaaatagataaatttatattgtaagatTTTTCAAATGATAGAATGGATTCGGTTCGGGTTATACGTAATAGGATACAAAGTGTATACGTCGCAGctaactagcttaattagccgttcaattaacagtctagccttttaacttacggcctgaaagatattcagccgtagcgtttgtaacaacatttaataaactggctaaTGCTTGGGCCAATCGTGCGATAGAGTCATTATttggcagaaataaaaaagatgaaacatatgacataaaatatatttcttttagaattaaattgcttaagtcaaagtcatattattattgtcattaCACTCTTCCATTgtacttgttgtttttcatgaaactttggaaaataccatcaaagttgtggtttaccgacgccatattgacagtttgaagagttttgTTTCGAGTTTGAGAGGCAGAAAGTggaattcaaaattaaatgaacAACAACAGGCCAGGCAAGTAATGAAAGGTCAATtcaagtcatttgcctagctgtttgTTCAACTGGCTGGCTGACTgaacatctttcaggccgctacttaaacggcgctgtttagttaaagGGCTAGGCTGTTAACTGAACGGCTGATtgagctagttggctgcgacatatataacattactCTTTACTTAgagtaaaataacttataatcattaatttatcgAGAAATCCCGTCCGAAACCGTTTCCGGTGGATATACTTGTGTGTATTTGTGTAGGTTAAGAATGCTGAACTTTACGTGTTTACAAGCATGCTTCGTCATAAAAACCAGTGTGACGCCATCTTGCCTAAATACGTGTTTAgcaaattatgaatatttaatttaaattttaaagccaTACTTAGCTACAttagaaataacaatttgtataggTTCTATAGTCACTAATAAATCGGTAATTGGGTTGAAAATCTAAGGGGAGTAAATCATTTTTTGCTTTGgctaagtattttgttttctttgatCATTTCAAGGTTCAGGAATTTTTTTGGAGTgtagaagatttttttttgtacaagATATTGGggtatttgaaaaaaattgtggaaaatatattgtttgtaaaaCTTACCAGGCCTCACTGGTGCAGTATTTCTATCCCTCTGCTCGTCAATCTCAGTATATGCTGGTGGTGGATCCGGGATGTCCATAACTGGGAGTGGCGGGAGGGGAAACCCGTCATCCGGTTGAGTGTTGTATTCCACTGGTGGGGTGTATCCTGGAAAGTTTTGAGAAGATGCTTAggatatcaatattattttgacatatgCTGTCACTTGTTTCATTCGCTAATAAGCCGTGTACAAGTCCGTCCACCAAACAGTCTCTAGTAGTTGTACCAAGAGTATTTATTGATTtcgtattctaaaataaattatttaaaaaaaaatgcgctacaacctttttaggtctgggcctcagatttctgtatctgttacaagaccatttgttaatctaataggcaagtaggtgataagcctCGTGTGcccgactttttggatctaaggcagatctcacgatgttttccttcccGTTttcagcgaatgttaaatgagcacatagaaagaaaatccattgatgcacagccgggaatcgaacctacgacttcggggatgagagtcgctcgctgaagccactgctTAACCAtaccataaattataaacaacaattatactaaacatataggcaaagatggaatacataatataaaaaaaatctttaaacatttacgaaatgAAACAATCgacaacaattattaaataaatttaacaaagttGTGATAGCGTGTAAGTGAGGATGTGTATGTGGggtatgctcatgatgcaaACGATTTAGCGCTAAGCATATTCCGGGGTAGCTTTAACAAGTCAATGCATAAATCGTGTTAGTTGTAAATCCGGGCGCAAGACAAAACTGAGTTTAGGTAGCGaatgcagcgccatctgccgggctgatttgtgaatctaaaccatccagggAGCCATCTAAtcgcataaaaaatattgaaatcgtccagccttttaagaggagttcagtgacgtacagtatatataaaaatatggttAAGGTCACTGGAGTTCGACCAAAGGAGTTAGCAGATATCTGACGTACTTACTTGGAATCGAAGGTACAGGCGGTGCTGGCCGG
Coding sequences within it:
- the LOC123714923 gene encoding lipopolysaccharide-induced tumor necrosis factor-alpha factor homolog — its product is MEQRTDRPYVIQFIDKPPIRRMSLPNSVYIDIPGTHNSQQTHPTSQNSSIWLADSNNSGRELNQNYVEETIFYDQFEDRRIDVSKTAISNAVFSRPAPPVPSIPRYTPPVEYNTQPDDGFPLPPLPVMDIPDPPPAYTEIDEQRDRNTAPVRPVFRGHQLSGGVPRKLITCPFCRTRVYTIVIRESGVLTHVIAAIVFFICLPIIFCIYLTDFCKYKNHYCPNCNSMIGYEIPLLCTDMAYTRTCVIHNHGS